In the Candidatus Poribacteria bacterium genome, GGAATCCTATCCTTGAACCTTCAGCGGATGGCTTCGATGACGCAGCCGTTGAGTACCCTTTCCCGTTTCTGAATCCTGCTGATGGCAAATTCTACATGTATTATCGGGGCAAGGGGAAAACGACCCCTGAACAGACGGGACTACTCGTGAGCGATGGAGACCTTGGTGAGTGGCGACGTGTCCGGCACTCACCCGTCATTCCTGCGGATACCGAACACGAACGACACGGCTCAACCCACCCCTCGATTGCGATAGAGGACGACACAATCCACATCGTTTATACAGGAAAGGCAACACAGTCATTCGGAGAGGGATTGACGATGTGTCATGCGACCGCGCCGACGAGTAATCCAGCATCGGTCAGAAAAAATCCTGACAATCCCGTTTTTACGGGGAGCGGACAAGCGTGGGACAGTAAATCCGTTCGTGAAACCGAGTTGTTCAAGGATTCACAGTACTTCCATATTCTCTATGGTGGATACGATGGCGAAGTTTGGCGGATTGGGCACGTGCGCACTCGCGATTTCCATACCTTTGAACCGAACCCCTATAATCCGATATTTACACCGTCTGACGATCCCGATGCGTTTGATTGCGATGGGGTGCTGACAGGCCAGATCTTCGAAGTTGGAGACACCTACGCTATGCTTTACGCAGGCAAGAAGGGTCAGGAATGGCAGACGGGCTTGGCTACAATCCGAGAAAATTAGAGGAGGACTGAAGAGATGCGTCATTTACGATATGTCTTAATAATGGGTGCTTGCGTCGGTATGTCGCTTGGCGTTGTTTTTGCACAGGACAAGGTTCTGAGCGTTGGGACCCTCCGAGGTCACATTACTGATTTAACGCCAGCACAGAACCCGGTTGAAGGCGTTGAGGTCAAGATTGTTGCCCAAGATGGCGGTAAGGAGTTTATAACTGAGACAGATGCAAAGGGGAATTACAAACACGCCTTGCTTCCCGCCGGACGCTACATGATTAGCATATCTAAAGAGGGATACGACGAGCGAGTTGGGCGACCTGTTAATGTCGTTAAAGGTGGTGACCACTTCATCCCGCTCAAAATGGCTAAAAAAGGCAAAATCAAAATGTTCGTTGACGTGCAACGGGATGAAAGAATGAACATTGTTATCAAACAGCGAATTGTATCCCTGCTTCAACGTGTCGCCGAAGGTGTCGGCAAACGTTACGATTTGGATGAGGCAGCTGTCAAAACACTTCATCAGTCATTTCTCGATTCAATTGAGGGGGCATCGGAATCGGGTGGCGATCTGAGTGTCTTTGCAAAGCCAGTGGAAGAAGGAAACATATCGTTGCTTGAAATGTTATTATCGCATCCGGTTTGCCAGGCGGCGTTCGCTAAACACTTGAGCGAGGCACAACTTCAAGATTATTTGGAATTTACGGAGGCACGAGAAGTTCGAGATCGACAGGCAGTCGTTCAGTGGATTACTGCCATACTTGATAAGGAACTCAGTTTGAGAACAGAGCAACGCGAAAAGGTTGTCCAGTCGCTACTTGATGCAACAGAGAACGAACTTTTTCCGAACTCAATGAACGCATTGCGGCTCAAGCCACAACAAGCGGCACAGTTGATGCACTACAGGTTAAAAATTTCATTGGATGGCATTTTAAGTGAGGCACAGTCCAAGGTTTGGCAGGGATTGGTTAGGGCTAAGGCAAACAAAGTGGATATGTTTATTATCGCACCAGAGGTCGGTATCCAAAAAGTAATCAGGGCTGAGAAGATAAATGACGGAGATGTTGCCGCCCCGAACAAGAGGTTTGTGTTTATCCCCGATGAACCAGACAAGCATGTTGGAATAGAGAAAGAATTTGAAGTCGTGATCGATGATATAATGATTGATCGACAAGAACAGCAACCTTGGATTGAGCTTAACACTAATATAGCGGAATCGCAGGAGCAAAGAATGGAGATCGCCGAAGCTAAACTCGTAGCACATACCGAGTTGTTAGGCACCCTCGATGAACGTGCTGCTCGACGTTTGGCACTCGTTGCCAAGGGTGTGGCACAACAGCACTTTGAAGCCCACGACGAAACCCGTGAAGCGTTATCCCGGGAAATCGAAGCGGATCTCACGAAGAAAGTCGAAGATGGCAAAATGACTCGTGAAGAGGCGACTGCGATGCTTAACTTCACTCTGAAAAACGCGATGGATGAATTATGGGGAGATGGAGGACCAAACATTGAGATTACAAGTCATCCGCTGTATCAACAGGCGATCAAAGATGTGCTTTCTGAAGAGGCATTTGCGGCATATAGCAAACACCAAACCGAGAGAGTGGCTTTGCATCAACAGGTGTTACGTGATGTAGTGGTGGCGTGCACCGATATGCATCTGCTTTTAGATGACACACAACGGGAGCGGTTGGAAACGGCAGCATCGCAGTTGGTACCGAACCTACTTAGCAAGAGAAGTCCTTCGATCTTGATGTTTTTCCAACTCTTTCCACAGACGGTAGATTTTGAAGTCCTGACAGCCTGGCAGCAGACGGAGTTTGAACGTGTATTCGGTCCGATGGTATGGAGGAGATAACGATGATGACAGTTTCAAAGTCTGTAAAGTGTGCTAAAGTCCGTAAAGTCGTCAATAGCTTTCATCGGGAATCGGAGTGTTTTTGCTTAGGCGTTTCCCCCTTTCCTACAGGAAAAGTCGGGAATCGGAGTTCCCGCCTGCTAACTTGCGAACTTTTTTATTTTTTTCTTGTGATGCTGGTCATATTTTTAATTGAAACCGCGAATGCCCAGGAGGTCGCCCTCCGTTATGGGACGGGTGTCCCTGCGGCAGTTCGTATCATCAATGATCGCGGCTTACGCTATCTTGCGAACACGCAAATGGAGGACGGCGGTTGGTCAGGTGCGGGGAGCGGACCCGGCGTAACAGGAATTTGTGTCATGGCATTGATGGCGAGTGGCGAAGATCCTGACTTCGGTCCTTATACCACGAACATCCGTAAAGCCTTGCAGCATATTATCAGCAATCAGGATACAAGGACGGGATACATCGGTGGGACTTGGGGCGGACATGGATCGATGTACCAGCACGGTTTTGCTCTCTTGGCACTCTCCGAAGCGTATGGTGCGGTCAGTGAACGACTGCTCTGGGAAGGGAGCGATGTCCCATCTCAACGGCGACGCACCCTTAGCGAAGCATTGGAGCTGGCAGTGCGCTCCTCATTGACTTCACAGCGGAAGAATCCGTGGGGGGCTTGGCGTTACTCTCCAGATTCCCAAGATGCTGACACAACTGTGGCTGGAACTGTGTTGATGGGCGTACTGGGTGCTCGAAATGCCGGTATTGAAATTCCCAACGAAGCCGTTGACAAGGCGGTGAGTTTTTTCCAGACACATACGATGCAAAACGGGAGTGTAACGTATCAGATGACAAGCAGTCACGGTGGTGGACTCACTCGGACGGCAATTGGTACCCTAATTTATGCGATTGCAAAAAGAAAGGATACGCCTGAGTACAAAGCCGCTTCTGAGTTCATCAAACGTAGAATTGACCAGCGCGGTACTGGACATCTGTTCTATAATCTTTACTATATGGCGCAGGCGCTGTTTCAAAGTGACTTTGAGGCGTGGAAGGCGTGGAATCAGAGGACCATCGAGTGGCTTCAGAAGACACAGGCAGAAGATGGCAGTTTCTCGAGTTCCCATGGCAGAGCCTACGGCACGGGTATGGCTATCCTCGCTTTGGCGTTGAACTATCGTCTCTTGCCTATCTATGAAAGATAGCAGTCAGTCGTCAGCAATCAGCAGTCAGAAAGAAGGTGCTACTTTGTCAGGAACCTTTTACCGATAGCTGAAAGCCGAAAGCCGACGGCTACTAAAAAAGGAGAAATACGATGCAATGGAATCTAAGGAAACTACTTGTTGTTGCTGTGGGATTGGCGGTGTTATACGCGCCAGTAATACACGCTCAAAACGCAGCGACTCCGCAACCTGGTATGCAAACATTGCGTTGGAAAAATGGTGATGTCCTTCCCGGCAACCTACTGAAAAGCGCGTCTGGCGTGTTCCACTGGTCATCACCCTATTTTTCGGACGATCTGGCTGTTGATATTGGTGTATTGGATTCGGTTGCTTTCCCAAGGCAGTCTGCACCTGCAACGGAGGCTTTTCGCGTTGGCACTGTATCGGGGGATATCTGGATCGCGAATATCGTTGATTCGGACGAGGATACCTTTCTCTTTTCCAGTGAGCGACACGGTCGGTTTCGAGTGAATCGTGAGGCGATCTATACCCTTGAACGTCAGGCGCACCCGAATCTTATCTTCGACGGTTCCCAAATGACGAATTGGCAGAAGCCACGCGATCAGGATCATCGTGATGGTGGACTTCCGCAGGAATTACCTAAACCGGATGCGAATCAGCCCATATTGCTGTTCGGTGGAAATGCCCTTCCAGATTGGTACGCGGATCGCGGCGGTCATCCACGAACGGATAAAGTCAAGGCAAAAATCTTCTATGCACTTGACTGGCCCCAGCGTTTTGAGATAGACTTGGAGTTAGCATCAGCGGCGCGTCCTCCGGGTTTTGTTTTCGCACTTGGTAAAAATCTATACGAGGCATTGCGGTTAGAAACTTGGGTTAACGAACTCGTCGTCGTCCAAGGCACTCTGTTCGAGCCGGTATTGACGATTCAGCCGGATCGGCGAAACTTTCGTTTACGTCTTGCCTATAATGGAGATACAGGTGTACTGGAAGTCTTTGATTTTGCGGGCAATTTGCTCCTGAAATTGGACGAGGTGGGACAGACGGTTAAGGAAGCTGGGGTCTACATTTACAACCGAGGTCAGAATCTGACGGTGCGACGGTTAAGGGTCTACCGGCAGCCCATTGGCTCTACGAAGCAGCAAATCGATGTTTCCAAATCCCGGATCCACATGATGAATGGACAAGTCGTTTATGGCAAATTGTTCGTAGAGAAAGAAATTACTTATGTTCTTGATGACGACGGAAATCGGTATGACCTCGATATCCAACAAATTGACCGCGTTGTCCAACCGGGTGCTGCCTTAGTTGAAATGGAGCAACCCGTTGCATTGACATATCCCGACGGTGCGGTTTTGGGCGGCAAAATTGCACAGGTGAACCCAGATAGTGTATTGTTACAGACTGCGTTCTCAAATGAACCGATAGAATGCGTGTTTGAGGGTGCTTCACTGCTTCGGGTGGAAGTAGGAGCGACCTCCAGTTCACGATTTCCACAGAATCATGGGCAAATTGAAGACGAGGATAGATTATTTCATCCGTCAGGGAATCTCCGTGGTCGTGTTCACTTCGATATGGAAGATGGATCGTTTATCCGTTGGAAACCTGTCGGTGCGTTGAAGGCAGTGCGACTGGCGAACATTCGGCAAGCCTACATAGAACGCAACAATAGGCGCGCATCGAAGATGTATCCCTTTGACACGTCCCAGTTCCGTCATATATTGCATCTGAAAAGCGGTGAGATCATTCCGTGTCAAATCTCGTCATACGACGAAAAGACCGTCGGTTTCCAGTCTCCTTTTACCAGCGCACACTTGGTTGATTCGGCAGACGTGAAAGCACTTGAATTCTCTGGTAGAACACATGCGAACTATATCGACAGGGCACATTCGACAAACAACAAACCTTCCTATACCGTTTTGGGGCATGGAAAAGGAAACCGATTCAATAATCACGTAATCCATAGAATCGAGGTCAAAGGAGATGGTAACTTAGAGGGATTTCTGGAAGGTGGCAAGATAGATGTGGAAGATGGCGAAATCATACTCATGGTAGATGGCAAGAAAATAAACATTCGTCCTGACCAGAATATGGCAGAAGTGATCTTTGATGATGGCGTATCTAAAAATTACAAGTTAGACGTGAAATTGGAGCGTGCGTTAACCATTCCGCGTTTCAGCCGTGACACCCCACCGAATCATATCTTGGTGGCAGAGAACGGTGATATGAAACGGGGCAAGCTGCTCAGCTTCGATGGAGAAACGATTCAATTTGATTCTAAGCTACGTCAGTTTTCCGTTCCTATAGACCGTGTAGCGCGGGTGGTCGAAGTCAGCAGAGAAGCGGTCAGCCATCAGCAATCGGCAGCCAGTAAAGAGAGCGTTAATCGACCGAAAGCCTCTTATGCTGAGAACCAGAAGTCAATAGCCACTCAATCTGAGGTCTCTATGAGGTTAACCGATGGCTCAATTCTGATGTTTGAACCGCTTGAAATCAGAGATGATACATTGTTGGGACGTTCGTCAATTTACGGAGAAATAACAGTTCCGATCGAGAGTATTCAGCAGCTCTATCTCGGAGACACGACAGCGTCGTTTGAGGCAGCCTTCGCCGCGTGGGTGGTCCGTCCGGCGAAAGAGCCGGTGTTCAGCGACGAACCGTAATCCATTACAAGGATGCCAAAGAACAGAGCCTGCAACAATACGCAGAAATACTTTCTTCGCATTGGATTTTAGCGTTTGCAAAAACACGCAGGCGGGTCTACGTAAAGGCACTTCAAAATCTCAATTTCACCTGACCGAACCGCAAGGAATAATTAAAAAATGAGCGTGAGAGCAATTCTGATCGGTTTGGCACTCGTCATTATACAAACAGCAATTACCCCCTATAACGACTACTACCTCCAAGGGACAGATATTGCCGGAAATCATTTCCCTTTGGGGACAGTGTTCACACTGATTTTTCTCACCTTAGTCGTCAATCCCATTCTGAAAAAAGTATTTCCCCGAGCAGTGCTAAGTCCAGGCGAATTGATGATCGTCTGGGTGATGATGGTCATCAGTTCAGCGATTCCATCGAAAGGAATGGTCGGGTACTTACTACCCTATTTGGCGGCACCGGTCTATTTTGCTACACCTGAGAATGAGTGGGCAGAAACGCTGCATCCGCATTTCCGCGAATGGTTAATTGTGTGGGATGAACATGCCGTTACGGATTTCTATGAGGGAGAATCAATTGTTCCTTGGGTACTTTGGGCAAAACCGCTTGTTGTTTGGACGGTTTTCATCCTACTGTTCTATGCGCTGACGATCTGCGTATCGGTTGTGTTAAGGAAACAGTGGGTTGAACGCGAGAGGTTCATCTTTCCGCTCGTTACTGTGCCTGTAGAGATGGTTCAGCAAACCTCAATGCACGCCGGACTGAACAGTTTGTTCAGGAATCGGCTCGTGTGGGTAGGGTTTGGAATCGCCGCCTTTTTTCATCTACTTAATGGATTACACGAGTATTTCCCCGCACTCCCGCGAATTCCGAATCGGTATGATTTGTATACCCCATTCACAGAGCGTCCGTGGATTGTGATGGGTTGGTGGCCCCAATTTCGGTTCTTTCTCTACTTCTCGGTTATCGGGATAACCTACTTTCTCGCAATGGAAGTGTCTTTCAGTTGCTGGTTTTTTTTCCTATTCTTCAAGTTACAGTACATCATCATCAACGCCTTTGCTATCCCTATCAGTCCGTGGATCTCTGCAAGAGGACAGACAATGGCTGCCTATGTGGTCATGGTTCTTGCCTTTCTGCTTAATAGTCGGACTCATATCACGGATCTCTTGAGGAGAACGTTTCTGGAGTCCACTTCATCTACAACGATCGACGATTCAGACGAGGTATTACCGTATAGATGGGCGGTGCTGGGAACAATTCTTAGTTTTCTGTTGCTTGCGGGTCTCTGCGTCTATGCTGGGATGTCATTTTGGGTCGCCTGTAGCATTATTGCGCTGTTCCTGATTGCTTCTACCGCGCTGTCATGGATGGTCGTCAACGGTGGAATGCTACTGATCCAAGCACCGATGTACCCTGTGGAATACTTTGAGATTATTACGGGTTCAAGAATTATTAACGCAAATAGCTTAGCACTCTTGGGATTTCAGCGGGTAATGATGCGCGACTGGGGCGGTATTTTGATGCCGAGCGTTTTGCACGGCTTCAAAGCGGCGGATCCGGTCGGATTAAATCGAAGAAGTATCCTTGGGGCAATGGTGCTCTCGATTGCTGTTGCTATCGGTGTTTCCTATGTTGCATCGCTGCCGTTGATTTATGAAAAAGGCGGCTTAAATCTGCAGAGAGGTCCCTTCGTCGGATCACCGAGATACTTTAATCATATCGTCTCACTGATTCAGTATCCGAAAGACGCGAAATTGGGGGAAGCGTACAGCATGCTCTTGGGAACCGGAATCACTACCTTTCTCTTGATTATGCAGCGTCAATTTATGTGGTGGCAACTTCACCCGATTGGATATGTGATGGGCGCGGTGTATTCCTCCTATTTCCTCTGGTCCTGTATATGTATTGGCTGGTTTTTGAAGTATCTGGCACTGAAATCGGGTGGGATCGGATCCTATAGAAGGCTTCGACCGCTGTTTATGGGATTGGTTATCGGCGAGTTTGGTATTGTAGGGGTTTGGATGATAATCGGAATGTTTACGGGTGTGAATTACCAAGGTGCCTTACCCGGATAATTTTCCCCTACTCGTTTCTTGAGCGTCTGTGTAAACCCTTATACCCAACGCTCGTTAAAAATACAAGGTCCTCAAGGATTTTCGTTCAGATCGCTAAGGAGGTAAATTATGAAGTTGATGTTTCCTAAAGGAATCATAAAACTGTTCTGTTTACAGAAGTGTTTTTTGGCAGTATTGGCAGGCCTTTTCACCGTATTGGCAAATCAGACTCCCGCGGATGTTATGAAGATCGCCTTCACCTCAACCAGAAATGGTAATTCTGAAATCTATGTGATGAATACCGATGGAACAAATCCGGTCAGACTCACTAAAAATCCGGCATCAGACAGTGGGCCCACTTGGTCTCCAGACGGTAAGCGCATTGCTTTTACCTCGAACCCAAAAGGCGTCTACGATATCTATGCGATAAATGCTGATGGGACAAACCGCATCAATCTCACACGAAATTCGTCAGGCGACTTTGGTGCTGATTGGTCTCCGGATGGGACGCAAATCGTCTATGGTTCAAACCGAGGGAACGAAGAGATCTATATCATGCGCGCAGATGGTAGCAAGCCTACGAATATCTCACGGCATGTAAAAGCCGACCGCCACCCAGATTGGTCTCCGGATGGAACACGAATTGCCTTCACCTCAGACCGAGATGGTGATCGTGAGATCTATGTGATAGGCGTTGGTGGAGGCAGACCTATTCAACTGACGAAAAACTTGGAACCATGGGACAGGGCTGCTGCCTGGTCTCCAGATGGCAAGCGAATTGCCTTCACTTCAGGCAGAGATGGTGATTTTGAAATCTATGTGATGGATGCCGATGGTTCCGATACCATTCAACTAACGCATAACCTATTCGCATTTGATGATCATGCTGCCTGGTCTCCAGATGGGACAAAAATCGCCTTCAGTTCTGACCGAGATGGTGAGGATGACATCTATGTGATGAATGACGACGGCTCCAACCCTGTCAATCTCACTCAAAATCTGGCTGGCAGTAATAGGAGTCCCGCTTGGCAGCCGCTACCGTTAGCGGTTTCGCCGCAAGAAAAGTTGGTGACGCTGTGGGGAAACCTCAAAAGCAAGCAGAAACCGTATTAGTGGCGAGATGTTTGCTTGGGTGTTTCCGCCAAGAGCCCTCGGCAGCGAAGAAGCGGTGTATACTTCAAAATACACCCGTCGCTGAAATTTAGGCGATGCCAAAATGGTCAGACCCCGGCATGAGATATTCTCTGGCAACGTCTGCGTTGATTTCGATACCCAGTCCCGGCTGCTCTGGCACCACAAATGCGCTATCCTGCATGAGGGGCTCGTTGGTAATTGCGAGATCCCATCGCCATTCAACTTGATCGGCATGATATGGAAGTTCCATAACGATGAAGTTCCGCACGGCGGCACAAACATGTGCTGTCGCTGTCATTCCGATTGGCGACGTGATGTTGTGTGCAGCAAATGGGATGTAATAGAGGTCTGCGAGATCCGCAATTTTCTTCGCCTCAAGCATTCCGCCTGTTCCAGACACATCAACATGTAGCATATCACACGCTTGGGCCTGAATCAACTCTCGGAAACCGTCTCGTCGGAACAGGAATTCACCGGTACAGATCGGAATGGAGGTCGCGGAACTCACCTTCGCCATCGCTTCAACGTTATCATTCGGCACTGGATCCTCCAAGAACATTAAATCGAACGGTTCTAAGCGTTCGGCAAGTTTCATCGCCGAATGGGTGCTGAATAGGCTGTGACAGTCAATACTGATGTCGATTCCATCGCCAGCAGCCTCCCGTGCAGCGGCGACCAAAGATGTCATTTTCTGTAATTCCGCTGTGCTGAGTTCCCGATTGACCGTATCCTGCTTGAGTTCGTTTGCGGAGTTATCGATGTCAAATTTGATTGCTTGGTAGCCGTCTGCAACGCCTTCTTTGGCGCGTTGTGCCCAGCCTTCAGGTGTGTTCCCTTTTCCGTGTCCGACATCGGCATAGAGTCGGATACGATCCCGATATTTTCCACCTAATAGCTGATAGACCGGCACGCCCAGGCTTTTCCCAAGTATATCCCACAATGCTGTCTCTATTCCACCGATAGCCGATAAACCCATTGCGTATCGGTTGCTCGCTGCACCAATCATTCGGTGGTAGAGGGGTTCTATGTTTCTTGGATCCGCGCCGATAAGTATCTTTTTGAATTGCAGGATAATTTCAGCGATTCCTGCGCCAGGATGCGCCTCACCTATCCCCGTCAATCCGTCATCGGTTTTAATCTGGACGTAGTTCCACTGTTTGTAGCCTTTTAACGTCATCGCTTTTACATCAGTAATTTTCATATCTATTCCTTTCTGTGTATGAAATCGGCTGAAAGAATCAATAGGTGCTGTAATCCGAAGCAATGTGGTGTTATTTACGCTTCAAGAGATTGTCCAAAGGTGTATATTCACCCTCTTGAGGTAATTCCGAAACAACAGCGCGCCCCTTCCGTTTGAAGAGTTTGTATGCCTTTGCATTCGGAGCAGAGGTAATCACGCGGTAATGATTTCCAACAATCTCAATCGCAGCGTTATTGTCGCAGGCAATTCCGATACCACCGCGTTTTTCAATCATCTTCGAGAAGGCATCTTCCCGCTTCTCGCTGTGGTAATGCGGGCAATACGTAGCATTGATGAATCCCAATCCACCCACACGGATATAGTCCCAAGCTACGTTGTCCGAGAAGGAGCGAGAATCACTGCAACCGTATCTGAACCAGCAAATCGCGCCTGCGCTGAGACCTGACAGGACAATACCACGAGACGCGGCTTCTGCTAAAACAGTATTCAATCCCAATCGTCTCCATATTTTCATCATCCTATAGGTATTTCCACCACCGACATAAACGAGATCTGACTCCAACACCAATGCTGACATCTTCTCAAATGTTGGAGGATTTTGGATTAGATTGAGGGTGCGTGTTTGGCAACCGAAGTGCTCACCGTAACACGTCTCAAAGGTATCCGCATACCCAGCAGGGTCGCCACTGGCAGTTGGAATAAAGAGTGCCTTTGGTCGTGTTTTACCGGTCAATTCGATGATGCGTTTGTCGATATCGGCGGTTTCCAGTAATTTAAGTTCTCCACCACCGATTGCGACAATCTTACGTGTTGTGTTCACTCAATTATCTCCGAAACTGCCGATGCGTGTTGATGAGAAAAATTACAATTATGTTGCGCCTGTTAAGTATTCATGATAGCATATCCTTTGAGATTGTGCAACAGCGACGGAAGGTTTTTAATTATACCTTGCGGTTAGAGAGCGTGACGTTGAGCTTTGAGGTATCTTTTTGAAATCCGCTCTCCATTTCATTACGAGCTATGCGTTGAGTGATATAAGGAGATTAACTAATGGCAGATCAGGAAATTAAGACCGCTTATGAACGTGATGGTTATGTGGTGGTCAGAGACCTTATTGATGATAGGGATTTAGAACCCATTCGAGATTTCATCAAGGCAAAGGTTGATGCGCATAGCCGTGAGCTGTATAGTGAAGGGAAACTATCGTCGCGCTATGAAAACGAATCCTTTGTGCGGCGTTATGCAGCGATCTGCGAAGAGTTGGATATAGTGCCTCGTAACTGGTCTTTCGGTATGTATGGACGTGAGTTTTACGATCTCTACAACCTCCCCGGTGTTCTTAACGTGCTTCGTCTTCTCTTGGGTCCTGAAGTCTCGAATATCGGCACGCCTGCGTTACGAACGAAACTCCCCGGAAGCGTGATTACCTCATTCCCGTGGCACCAAGACAGTCAATATCTCGATCAGTCAACTATCGGGAAAAAAGAGAAGCACACGGGTGGTCTTCACATGGTTACGGTATGGGTGCCGCTGGTGGAAGCGACGGTCGAAAATGGGTGTTGTTGGGTCATTCCGGGGAGTCACCGTTGGGGTTTGCTGGACGGTGCGCGCGGAGCAGACTCAAACGTCCGAATGGAGGAAGACGTTGAAGCGCGTGGAACACCAACGCCTATCCCTCTGAAACCCGGTGGTGCGTTGTTCATGTCGAACCTTTGCGTGCATACCAGTAAAGTGAACACAACGCGGAAATCCCGTTGGAGTATCGACTTCCGCTACTTTCCGACACCTGATCGGGCAGACATGACTGCCGGAGCACGCGAAGCCGCCGAATTTGTGAAAAACAAAGCACTGAAGGGACGAAGAGTGCCGCTTGTCGTGATTTCCGAAGGCGACAAACCGACGTGGGAGGAGTGGGACGCAGCGCATCGTAAATTGGATTGAATGAATCCCTACTCTTCATAATGCTCTGGATTTTTTATGAGTCTACTATGAAGTCGCTTGTATGAAGCAGTTATCTTTTTATCTCACAGATGAATTGCTTAGTCTTGTATCAAAAAAGAATATTTTGACCAAGCCAGCCATGGCTGGAGGAAAATAAAAAGGCATTGACTGACTTGCCAATGCCTTTCTGTGACGAGATTATAACCTAAATCTATCTATAGGCAACGCTTCATCTAAAAATAGGCATGTATACCCATTCCTACAAAAACACCCGCGAGACCTTTAGATTGTGAGGCGGTTTTTTCCCTACCAAATCCTTGCCCGACTTCCACGTTCAAACCGAGCGGAATACCGCCGAGTGAGAACACAAGTTCACCTCCAAAAGCGAGTCCACCGCCTAACGTCGTGGTAAGAACATCCTGTTCCTCTTTATATTGCCACCCTCCTTCTAAGGTGAAATAGAGTCGTGATGTATGCCACCTGCCTTGGTGCTCAAATATAGCGTATGAGATGCCACCTCCGAACATGTGGTCGCTATCCTGATCCTTGAGAATAAAACGTCCAACGGTTTGAAAGTATATGGGGGCGAGCCCGGTGTAGCGAAAACTAATTCCACCAAATTCAGAGGTAGCCCCCTGAAGTCCGATACCAAATGTCGAGTCACTCGTGAGGAATTTGTCTTGCTGCACACCGTTTTGAGCAGGGTCGTTTTTCCCGATAAGGATATAGGTCAGACAGAAAATTGTGCGTGTCATTGTTTTACTCCTTTTTGTTTATTGAGCGACCAGTAGTGTCACCCGATGTGGTTCGGTATCGGAAATCCAGTATTTGTGGAATAGGTTTCGTTTTTTCATTTTTGTTCTCCGTTCGGATTTTCAATAAATTAATACGGGTAAATAAATCAACAGTGTTAACCTACAGACAAAAATATAACCGATGGATTTATCGGGCAATCATCAATCTCACACGATTCGGTTCAGTTCCCGCAGGCAGTTTCTGGGCTCCGTGAGCGTCTCGTAGCGTGAAAGGGTAATGCATAAGGATATCCTGTATCCCGTCCTTGTTGAGGTCAACGATCCACGTGTATTCCTCGTCGTTGGGAATGGCGACC is a window encoding:
- a CDS encoding phytanoyl-CoA dioxygenase family protein: MADQEIKTAYERDGYVVVRDLIDDRDLEPIRDFIKAKVDAHSRELYSEGKLSSRYENESFVRRYAAICEELDIVPRNWSFGMYGREFYDLYNLPGVLNVLRLLLGPEVSNIGTPALRTKLPGSVITSFPWHQDSQYLDQSTIGKKEKHTGGLHMVTVWVPLVEATVENGCCWVIPGSHRWGLLDGARGADSNVRMEEDVEARGTPTPIPLKPGGALFMSNLCVHTSKVNTTRKSRWSIDFRYFPTPDRADMTAGAREAAEFVKNKALKGRRVPLVVISEGDKPTWEEWDAAHRKLD